A part of Hippopotamus amphibius kiboko isolate mHipAmp2 chromosome 16, mHipAmp2.hap2, whole genome shotgun sequence genomic DNA contains:
- the CIC gene encoding protein capicua homolog isoform X6, whose product MYSAHRPLVPASSAASRGLGMFVWTNVEPRSVAVFPWHSLVPFLAPSQPDPSVQPSEAQQPASHQVASSQSKEPAESAAVAHEQPPGGTGNADPGRPPGATCPESPGPGPPHTLGVVEPGKGPPPSTEEEAPGPPGEPRLDSETESDHDDAFLSIMSPEIQLPLPPGKRRTQSLSALPKERDSSSEKDGRSPNKREKDHIRRPMNAFMIFSKRHRALVHQRHPNQDNRTVSKILGEWWYALGPKEKQKYHDLAFQVKEAHFKAHPDWKWCNKDRKKSSSEAKPASLGLAGGHKEPRERSMSETGTAAAPGVSSELLSVTAQTLLSSDTKAPGSGSCGAERLHTVGGPGSARPRAFSHSGVHSLDGGEVDSQALQELTQMVSGPASYSGPKPSTQYGTPGPFAAPGEGGTLAASGRPPLLPPRASRAQRAASEDMTSDEERMVICEEEGDDDVIADDGFSTTDIDLKCKERVTDSESGDSSGEDPEGSKGFGRKVFSPVIRSSFTHCRPSLDPEPPGPPDPPAGFGKGYGPTPSSSSSSPASSSASAATSFPLGSGTFKAQESGQGSTTGPLRPPPPGTGGPATPSKATRFLPTDPATFRRKRPESVGGLEPPGPSVIAAPPSGGGSVLQTLVSPSNKEEREGSGARVPSAPAPSLAYGAPAAPLSRPAATMVTSVVRPVSSTPVPIASKPFPTSGRAEASPSDTACVRTEAVTGSRAPGGSPLGVSLVYSDKKSGAATSAAPHLVAGPLLGTVGKAPATVTNLLVGTPGYGPPAPPAVQFIAQGGPGSGAAAGSGAGAGSGPNGPMPLGILQPGPLGKAGGITQVQYILPTLPQQLQVAPAPAPAPGTKAAAPGGPAPTTSIRFTLPPGTSTNGKVLAATAPTPGIPILQSVPSAPPPKAQSVSPVQAPPPGGSAQLLPGKVLVPLATPSMSVRGGGAGQPLPLVSPPFSVPVQNGAQPPSKVIQLTPVPVSAPSGLVPPPSPAPLPGPTSQPQKVLLPSSTRITYVQSAGGHALPLGTSPASSQPGTVTSYGPTSSVALGFTSLGPSGPAFVQPLLSGQAPLLAPGQVGVSPVPSPQLPPTCAAPTGPVITAFYPGSPVPTSSAPLAQPSQAPPGLVYTVATSATQPAATILPKGPPAPATATPAPTSPFPSATAGSMTYSLVAPKAQRPTPKAPQKVKAAIASIPVGSFEASAPGRPGPAPRQPLEPGPAREPPASESELEGRPTTPAPLLPPETWAPPARSSPPPPPPAEERTSAKGPETMASKFPSSSSDWRVPGMGLESRGEPPTPPSPAPAPAPAPGSGGGGSEGSSGRAAGDTPERKEAASAGKKVKVRPPPLKKTFDSVDNRVLSEVDFEERFAELPEFRPEEVLPSPTLQSLATSPRAILGSYRKKRKNSTDLDSAPEDPTSPKRKMRRRSSCSSEPNTPKSAKCEGDIFTFDRTGAEAEDVLGELEYEKVPYSSLRRTLDQRRALVMQLFQDHGFFPSAQATAAFQARYADIFPSKVCLQLKIREVRQKIMQAATPTEQPPGAEAPLPGPPPTGTAAAPVPTPSPAGGPDPTSPGSDSGTAPAAPPLPPPPEPGPGQPGWEGPPQPSPPPSGPSTAATGR is encoded by the exons ATGTACTCAGCCCACAGGCCCCTGGTGCCCGCGTCCAGCGCGGCCTCCCGTGGCCTCGGCATGTTCG TGTGGACGAACGTGGAACCTCGCTCTGTGGCCGTGTTCCCCTGGCACTCCTTAGTCCCCTTCCTGGCGCCCAGCCAGCCTGACCCCTCTGTGCAGCCAAGTGAGGCCCAACAACCTGCCAGCCACCAAGTGGCCTCCAGCCAGAGTaaag AACCTGCTGAGTCGGCAGCTGTTGCTCACGAGCAGCCACCAGGCGGGACAGGGAATGCTGACCCTGGGCGGCCCCCTGGAGCCACATGCCCTGAGAGCCCAGGGCCCGGACCCCCCCACACTTTGGGGGTGGTGGAACCTGGAAAGGGCCCCCCTCCCAGCACGGAGGAGGAGGCCCCTGGTCCTCCAGGAGAGCCCCGGCTGGACAGTGAGACAGAGAGTGACCACGACGATGC CTTCCTCTCCATCATGTCTCCTGAGATCCAGTTGCCCCTGCCGCCCGGGAAACGCCGGACCCAGTCCCTCAGTGCCCTGCCAAAGGAACGAGACTCATCTTCAGAGAAGGATGGACGCAGCCCCAACAAG AGAGAGAAGGACCATATCCGGCGGCCCATGAATGCCTTCATGATCTTTAGCAAGCGGCACCGGGCCCTGGTCCACCAGCGTCACCCCAACCAGGACAACCGGACCGTCAGTAAGATCCTGGGCGAGTGGTGGTATGCCCTGGGGCCCAAGGAGAAGCAGAAGTACCACGACCTGGCTTTCCAG GTGAAAGAGGCCCACTTTAAGGCCCACCCAGACTGGAAGTGGTGCAACAAGGACCGGAAGAAGTCCAGCTCAGAGGCCAAGCCTGCAAGCCTGGGGCTGGCAGGAGGGCACAAGGAGCCGAGGGAGCGGAGCATGTCGGAGACAGGCACCGCCGCTGCCCCCGGAG TGTCCTCGGAGCTCCTGTCTGTCACAGCCCAGACGCTCTTGAGCTCAGACACCAAGGCTCCGGGGAGTGGCTCCTGTGGGGCTGAACGTCTGCACACAGTCGGCGGACCTGGCTCGGCCCGGCCCCGAGCCTTCTCCCACAGCGGGGTCCACAGCCTGGATGGCGGGGAAGTAGACAGCCAGGCACTTCAGGAACTGACTCAG ATGGTGTCTGGCCCTGCATCCTATTCTGGCCCCAAACCTTCCACCCAGTATGGGACCCCAGGCCCCTTTGCAGCCCCCGGTGAGGGAGGCACTCTGGCGGCCAGTGGGCGGCCCCCACTGCTGCCCCCCCGGGCCTCCCGTGCCCAGCGTGCAGCCAGCGAGGACATGACCAGTGATGAGGAACGCATGGTCATCTGTGAGGAGGAAGGGGATGATGATGTCATTG CTGACGATGGCTTCAGCACCACTGACATTGACCTCAAGTGCAAGGAGCGGGTGACCGACAGTGAGAGTGGAGACAGCTCTGGGGAGGACCCAGAGGGCAGCAAG GGTTTTGGCCGGAAGGTGTTCTCACCTGTGATCCGTTCCTCCTTTACTCACTGCCGACCATCGCTAGACCCTgagcccccagggcccccagaTCCACCTGCAGGCTTTGGCAAAGGCTACGGGcccaccccatcctcctcctcctcctcgcctgCCTCCTCCTCAGCCTCCGCAGCCACCTCCTTCCCACTGGGCTCAGGGACCTTCAAGGCCCAGGAGTCAGGTCAGGGCAGCACAACAGGCCCCCTACGGCCCCCACCCCCTGGAACTGGGGGCCCAGCAACACCTTCTAAGGCCACCCGGTTTCTCCCCACGGATCCTGCCACCTTCCGGCGCAAGAGACCTGAAAGCGTGGGGGGCCTGGAGCCACCAGGCCCCTCAGTCATTGCGGCACCTCCCAGCGGGGGAGGAAGTGTCCTGCAGACACTGGTCTCGCCCTCAAACAAAGAGGAACGGGAGGGCAGCGGCGCTCGCGTGCCCTCGGCCCCAGCCCCATCGCTGGCCTATGGGGCCCCAGCAGCCCCCCTGTCCCGCCCGGCCGCCACCATGGTCACCAGTGTGGTGCGGCCTGTCAGCAGCACTCCTGTGCCCATCGCCTCTAAGCCTTTTCCCACTTCTGGCCGGGCAGAAGCGTCTCCAAGTGACACAGCTTGTGTCAGGACTGAGGCAGTCACTGGGTCCCGGGCACCTGGGGGCTCCCCGCTGGGTGTCAGCTTAGTGTATTCGGACAAGAAGTCGGGAGCAGCCACGTCAGCAGCCCCGCATCTGGTGGCTGGGCCCCTGCTAGGCACTGTGGGGAAGGCGCCTGCCACCGTCACCAACCTGCTGGTGGGCACCCCAGGCTATGGGCCCCCAGCACCCCCTGCTGTCCAGTTCATTGCTCAGGGGGGCCCTGGCAGTGGGGCGGCTGCGGGCTCAGGAGCAGGTGCTGGGAGTGGCCCAAATGGGCCAATGCCCCTGGGCATCCTGCAGCCCGGTCCCCTGGGCAAGGCTGGGGGAATCACCCAGGTGCAGTACATTCTGCCCACGCTGCCCCAGCAACTTCAAGTGGCGCCTGCCCCAGCACCAGCCCCTGGGACCAAGGCAGCGGCTCCTGGCGGCCCTGCACCCACCACCAGCATCCGCTTCACCCTCCCGCCCGGCACCTCCACCAACGGCAAAGTCCTGGCTGCCACCGCACCCACTCCTGGCATCCCCATCCTGCAGTCCGTAccctccgccccaccccccaaag CCCAGTCAGTTTCTCCTGTGCAGGCCCCACCCCCGGGTGGCTCAGCCCAGCTGCTACCTGGGAAGGTACTGGTGCCCTTGGCCACCCCTAGCATGTCCGTGCGGGGAGGAGGGGCCGGCCAGCCACTGCCCCTGGTGAGCCCACCCTTCTCAGTACCTGTGCAGAACGGTGCTCAGCCACCCAGCAAG GTCATCCAGCTGACGCCGGTGCCTGTGAGTGCGCCCAGCGGCCTGGTGCCGCCCCCGAGCCCGGCCCCGCTCCCCGGCCCCACCTCACAGCCTCAGAAGGTCCTGCTGCCCTCCTCCACCAG GATCACCTACGTGCAGTCAGCGGGAGGACATGCGCTGCCCCTGGGCACCAGTCCTGCGTCCAGTCAGCCTGGGACAGTGACGTCGTATGGACCCACGAGCTCAGTAGCCCTAGGCTTCACCTCGCTGGGGCCCAGCGGCCCCGCCTTTGTGCAGCCCCTGCTTTCAG GCCAAGCCCCACTGCTGGCTCCTGGCCAGGTGGGCGTGTCGCCCGTGCCCAGTccccagctgcctcccacctgTGCAGCCCCCACTGGTCCTGTCATCACAGCGTTTTACCCTGGGAGCCCTGTACCCACTTCCTCAGCACCCCTGGCCCAGCCATCCCAGgctcccccaggcctggtctaCACTGTGGCCACCAGCGCCACCCAACCTGCTGCCACCATCCTGCCCAAGGGCCCACCGGCCCCTGCTACGGCCACCCCAGCCCCTACCAGCCCTTTCCCTAGTGCCACAG CAGGCTCCATGACTTACAGTTTAGTGGCCCCCAAGGCCCAGCGGCCCACACCCAAGGCCCCCCAGAAAGTGAAGGCGGCCATCGCCAGCATTCCCGTGGGCTCCTTTGAGGCAAGTGCCCCTGGGCGGCCAGGCCCTGCACCCCGGCAGCCGTTGGAGCCTGGCCCGGCCCGTGAGCCCCCTGCATCTGAGTCAGAGCTTGAGGGGCGGCCGACGACACCAGCCCCTCTGTTGCCCCCGGAGACTTGGGCTCCCCCGGCCCGGAGCAgtcccccgccgcccccgcctgCTGAGGAGCGGACCAGTGCCAAGGGCCCTGAGACCATG GCCAGCAAATTCCCCAGCTCATCTTCAGACTGGCGCGTCCCCGGGATGGGCCTGGAAAGCCGAGGGgagcctcccacccctcccagcccagccccggctccagccccagcccctggcagcggcggcggcggcagtgaGGGCAGCAGTGGGAGGGCAGCCGGGGACACCCCTGAGCGCAAGGAGGCGGCTAGTGCCGGCAAGAAGGTGAAGGTGCGGCCCCCGCCCCTGAAGAAGACCTTTGACTCTGTGGACAA CAGGGTCCTGTCGGAGGTGGACTTCGAAGAGCGCTTTGCTGAGCTGCCTGAGTTTCGGCCTGAGGAGGTGTTGCCCTCGCCTACCCTGCAGTCTCTGGCCACCTCACCCCGGGCCATCCTGGGCTCCTACCGCAAGAAGAGGAAGAACTCCACTG ACCTGGACTCAGCCCCCGAGGACCCCACCTCGCCCAAGCGCAAGATGAGGAGACGCTCCAGTTGCAGCTCGGAGCCCAACACCCCCAAGAGTGCCAAGTGCGAGGGCGACATCTTCACCTTTGACCGTACAG GTGCAGAAGCGGAGGACGTGCTTGGGGAGCTGGAGTACGAGAAGGTGCCGTACTCGTCGCTGCGGCGCACCCTGGACCAGCGCCGGGCCCTGGTCATGCAGCTCTTCCAGGACCATGGCTTCTTCCCATCAG CCCAGGCCACGGCAGCCTTCCAGGCCCGCTACGCAGACATCTTCCCCTCTAAGGTCTGTCTGCAGCTGAAGATCCGTGAGGTGCGCCAGAAGATCATGCAGGCGGCCACTCCCACAGAGCAGCCCCCGGGAGCTGAGGCCCCACTCCCTGGACCGCCCCCCACTGGCACTGCTGCTGCCCCtgtccccactcccagccctgctGGGGGCCCTGATCCCACCTCACCTGGCTCGGACTCTGGCACGGCTCCGGCTGCCCCGCCGCTGCCTCCGCCCCCAGAGCCGGGGCCCGGACAGCCTGGCTGGGAGGGGCCCCCCCAGCCCTCACCGCCTCCCTCAGGTCCCTCCACAGCTGCCACAGGCAGGTGA